In the genome of Populus nigra chromosome 19, ddPopNigr1.1, whole genome shotgun sequence, the window ATGTTATATATAGCTTCATTGTTTTCGAGCATTTATATCATGGTAGTTTTTATTAGAGTTTTTAAATCCAATTCGATGACCAATCCAACTCAAGGTTCAAGTCATAAGTTTTGCTTGGGTTGCCGGGTTTTAATTGgatcaaccataattttttttataaatcaaaacgatattgttttggttttaaaaaaataatcaacgaTTTACAACCGAGTTtttgacttttcttaaacctggCTTGGTTCCAACCCTAGGTTAGCCGAGTCGACTTGCTAGGTCGgttcgagttttaaaactatggtttttatagttgtgatttaaaaaatattttaaattgtaatttctttaaaatattagtgtttttattaaaaatgttgtgaaatgagtttttttatgtaaaataaaaaatattatagtttaGTTTATACAAAATAAGAATTAGAGTATAATTATACACGGAGttcagtaaaaaaaaccaaaaacaaaactacaTCACTAGCCGAACAATTTTTTatctgacaaataaaaaaaagctggACCTCAAAAATTGTGGCTAAGAATAAAAACCATGGGCTGTCCATAACTCTATTGGGCAACAAGACCCAGCCCATGacccaaacccaaaacccacCGTGCTTTAGAAACACAACACTGAGGCAGCCATGTTCGATCTGTGCTGTCTTGAGATCGAAGAAAACTTTTCTTCTTAAGACAACACCAAAACCACTGGATAGATAGAgaagttaaagaaaattatctGAAAAGAAAGCTTGAGCGATGAGCAGCATAGGAACAGGCTACGATCTGTCCGTCACTACTTTCTCGCCGGATGGCCGTGTTTTTCAGATCGAATACGCTGCTAAAGCCGTCGATAACAGCgggtcttcttttttttctctaaaatttcttaatacttttaaatttgtaGACCAATGTTCTTGCTTTGTGTTGTTTTACTAGCATTACATTATTTAGGGgttttcttctattttgttcatactagatttttttcttcttgcagTACTGTTATTGGCATCAAGTGCAAAGATGGGATTGTTATGGTATAAATTTATCTCTTTCTTTAGAAAAATCGAATTTTCTACATGCATTAATTGTACTTGTAATcataaaattgtttaattttagggTGTGGAGAAGCTAATAGCGTCGAAGATGATGTTACCCGGTTCCAATAGGAGAATTCACACCGTTCATCGTCATTCCGGCATGGTActgctttttcattttttatgtttgtgtaAAAAGTTGCagaaatttaagaaacaaaGATGGGGTTTTTTCTCATTACAGTGTTTGCAGCTAATTAGAGcgcaatatgatattttttattgttttggatgaagatttatattgaaaattaatgcAAATTTGTGGTCGTGGATAATATACATGACAtcagtgttttttatttctaatgggATTTAATGCTCATTTATGTAGCTAAAATGTCAGTTTATATGTGTAGTTCGCTTTTTGCATACCTGATAAAATTGGGTCTTGTTTAGGGTCAGTAGGCTTCATTCTGATGCTGTAATGGGTCATCCTTGAAATTAACGAAGaaacaagttttaatttgaatggATTGGAGATGGGTTTTTACGAGACATGGTCAAAGCAAATGATTATTGTTTCGCAGAAGGTTTAACTTAGTCTATGAGTTAAGAGTTTGGTAGGTGTGATGCTGGGATTTTGGCTTCTCCAATAAAACTCTATCGCAGAGGCTAGGTCAAACTTAAGTGGAAGAACATATAGCATGTATTCATGCATTCCTTAACAAGAAGAGAGTGGGAGTAGTTCATTTCTAGTTATTTCAAGGGAAGATGTGCTGTAGGAGGTATATGGAAAGGTTTACTGTTCTGGTCTTAAAATCAAACACTTTGATGAAGAATATTGTATTGTTTGTGCAACTGTATGCAAGCAAACATTAACTCTCTGTCTCTCATCTTTCAAATATCAGGCTGTTGCTGGTTTAGCGGCTGATGGTAGGCAAATCGTTGCACGTGCCAAAAGTGAGGCATCCAATTATCAGAGGTTTGTTTTTGAACAATGCCTTGTAGTTGTAGTTGAAGTGTTATTTTTACTCTGAAGCCTGCTTGAGTATTAAATAGAAACCAATAGATTGTTACAAATCCTAATCGATTGGCTTTTGGTAGTGGATGTTGGAGGGctgaaagtatttttcttttgagtgcTTTTGGCTCAGTTGCGACCCAGTCACTGAAAATTAGCATGCACTTCATATAACTTCCCATGATCAACCACCAGGACTGGGGACAGTAGGATGTGTCATTTATGCCCTGTTAATGCAGCATGGGTTAGTGAGCCCTAAACTTGATGATAGCTCAGCCTGCTACAATTTTCGTTAAACTAATTTGAGTTGTATGGGATCAAGATTCAAGACACCACATATTGTAAAGTTGGTGTTTGGACAGCACTTGTTTGTCTAAGGCCTTAGCTATCTGTTCAATATGACAAGATTTCTATTAGAAGCCGCTGCTATATGCTTGGTCATCAATCACCACAAGATCCCCATTTTTGCCAGTTGTTTGCTCAGATATCATCTTTGTTCAAGATTGGAGATGAGGCGCTGTAGCATGATTCAATTTGCCTTGTGGATCTCTTACACCACATGTTTGCTAATTCTGAGTGTCATTATGATTTTGTAGTGTTTATGGTGAGCCCATTCCTGTCAAGGAGCTCGCTGATCGTGTTGCTAGTTATGTGCATTTGTGCACTCTCTATTGGTGGCTTAGGTAAGtaaaattcctttcttttttttggttgaaatgtCTTCTTCATCTGTTCTTTCCACCATTTAGCCTTCAGTAAAACTACATAAAAGTTGTTATGCTGCAGGCCATTTGGTTGTGGGGTGATTCTCGGTGGTTATGACAGAGATGGACCACAATTATACATGGTTGAACCATCTGGCATCTCCTATGTGAGTTGATTTGTTCTAGTTTTGCCTGTTTCCTTTGCAATGTTTctcccttttaattttgtttcatggTGTGTTTCTTATCTAATGCTGTGTTGTTTGATTTGATGTAGAGATATTTTGGCGCTGCTATAGGGAAAGGGAAGCAGGCTGCTAAAACGTaagtaatatttgttttttgttttgtgagtGTATGATTTTATCATAAGGATTTGTGACATGATTGGAATTTAGAAGGTGatgttcatttattttttcagctCTTTGAATATAATTCTCATCTGAAGCCAATTTATCAATTGATAAAGGAACCATTTTTATTGAAGGAATTAATCTTTACAAAAGGTTTAATTTTGTTAGCctcatttcaaattaaattggttgTTGCATTTCTGCAATTTATATTATCCTTTAGCTAATgtttagtttttcctttttccttttaaatgatTGAATGATGCTGTGGACAGAGAAATTGAAAAGTTGAAGCTGTCTGAAATGACATGCCGAGAAGGGGTCCTTGAAGTAGCCAAAATGTGAGCGCTCCAATTTCttattctctttctcttctttcttgcaTGTATGTATTTTTGTCAATTATCATTgcattcaatatatttttctctgttttctttcgAGTCTGGATCTTTTGGCAAGGATACTATTGGTTCAACAATGTTTGGCAACTCTTGGCTCCTCTTTTCTCCTTCCTTTTTAAATCCTTGTTAATGCCTTTGGTAAATTTTAGATGATGTAATAGCATTCATATAGCTTTCAACAGCTGAGTTTAATCACCACTTTAAGTGATTTAgacaaattttgatgaaaagaaCCCTTCTTATCGGACATTATCTGCATTTGTAACTGTCAAATCAATAGAAACCAGAGAATTGAATCATAAAATAGAGGAAGAACCCCCCCCCCCTTTCCATGTGGGTGCGGTGCATTCTTTGTATTGATATCTTCCTTCTCCCTTGATCAGCATTTACAAGTTACATGATGAAGCAAAGGACAAGGCCTTCGAACTTGAGATGAGTTGGGTTTGTGATGAGTCAAAGAGACAGCATCAAAAGGTAATTCTGGTTCATTCTCAATTTGAGTAATCACATGCATTGATCATATACTGGAGCAGAAACATAAACATGTGGacttttaccttttattttaataaaatcttcaCTTACAATGCATGACTGGCACAGTTATTTGCAGCCTGACATTTTTGGAGACATTATTTTCTGTAGTTGAAGAAAAGGAAGCTAGTGTTCACTAGTCCTAGTTTCCACTTGGAATTTGTGTGTTCCGGTGTCTGCTGTAGTGTAGAAGGAAACTagccctgtttttttttatttcattattagaAGCTACATTGCAATTTTTATGTGAAAGCCAGACTTCTCTTGCTGTAACTAGTTCAGCGTCAAGGAGAAGTGGGGCATTGTTAATATGGAATGAAAGATGATGTAACTATATGATGACCATCTTGTCCAATAACCAGTTCATATGATAATTCTTTCTTGATGTTGTTTTCTTATACACTATGAGTCGAGTGTTAAATGTTCTTACTGTGAGCTTCAGGTTCCTGATGAGCTCTTAGAGGAAGCCAAGGCTGCAGCTAGGATTGCACTTGAAGAAATGGATGCTGATTAAAAAGCTTAATTCAGCTAGGCCAGGGGCCATCGataagatgattttattttgattgggTTCTCATTGTTACATTCGAAATCTTTTTTGTGAATGGCCACAATATCATCCTGGAGCTTATTACGAATTCTTGTCATGCTTTTAATTGGTGTTTTCTTAAAACCAATATGGTCCCTCATAAACTCTGCTCAAGTCCAAAGTTTGGagtcatttttttctcaatatcctttctttttcttgtgaGCTCACTTCTTTTAACAAATGAGgggaaaatattgaaaataagttttgatttctgtttgTTATAGGGAAAGTCTCATCTAAGGGTGTGTTTGTCAGAGAACGGATGGATTGTGAAAAGTGGAAGGAGGGGAGAAATGGTTAACTTATCATCCATCTAGTTGTTTGATCAACAAAAATGGGGAAGGATAATAACTAGTTAATTTATCCAAACTAAAAGCGCATTGAAACTTTATAAATGAATGGAAGTATATGATCTAATCTGTCCAAATTGAGAGGTTTGAAGTACTTTCATATTGATTCATATGATCGCATGTAAATGTTAATCATAATCTTCTTCTGACAGATTGATAAACACTGTCACACACACCTGCATATTTCTCAGTAAGAGTATCCCTGATAGCAGGTCCTCTtccatgtttgtttgtttcaccTTCATACTGTATACCATAAATGAAAGAACATGAGATTTGATACAAAGAACTTGTTATAGTACTGACTTCTTGAATTAGTTAGTACCTGGGAAGCCAATGAGGATGTTCCCAGAACGAAATCATCTGgaaaagaatgatgaaataGCGGTTCATGCATGGAGGAATTGACGAAACACCATAATGATGCCCGGAAAAAAGAACTTATACCAGCTCTATCATCAAAGCAAAAAACTTATTAGCCCTTTAAAAGAAAACCCTTTAGATGAGAACTTACCAgcgttattttaaaatttagaccGGCTGGAGAATGCTTCTGAAACCTAGACCAGTCTGGTtttcagaaaaaacaaagactAATAACTTATTCAAGGagaatttgaaattcaaaatcttaaaaaataataattcaagcaACAAGTGTTTAATTTCTCTGTCTCTCCCTCTTCTATTTCATTTCCTggacaaatcttaaaaaaatatcccaACACTAGACATCTAGTTTCAGATTTTATCCTAAATAAATCTTTGTATTGATTTTATCCCCCAAGTCTTAAAAATTTTCcattaaatagttttaataaaagGATTCAATATATAGAAGATAACCTTATGATTcctaagaatatattttttttaatcagaaaaCTTGGAAGAAATTAACAAGATTTTGAGCATGTCGATCAGGAATCCAGCAAGCCTGAGAAAAGTTTGAAGATACCAGATAACACGCTGATCAGCTGGGCACAGACATGATGGCATGAGCCCATCGTCCAAGCAAATCCTGGTAGTTCAGATCAGACTATCAAATTTCTAGCCATGCTAAGAACACCTCTGCGTGGAAGACTCCTTGCTTGGCAAGGTGATCAGCCATGTGATTTGCTTCCCTCAAAATATGAGTAAAGGATAAGCTACCACAGAACTGAGAATGATGGCATGAGCCCATCGTCCAAGCAAATCCTGGTAGTTCAGATCAGACTATCAAATTTCTAGCCATGCTAAGAACACCTCTGTGTGGAAGACTCCTTGCTTGGCAAGGTGATCAGCCATGTGATTTGCTTCCCTCAAAATATGAGTAAAGGATAAGCTACCACAGAACTGAGCTAATTGATCAATACGGGAGAATTCATAGTCAAACTTCCAAAGCTCTCGATTCACTGCCATTTAACTATCCGACAGCGTTTAGAAAGTCTGATTCAGTCATTGAAGATTTACCCAGAAGACCATGATTGGAAGGAGAAACCTCTAGGGATTTCAAGACTCGTGTACAGAATTATTAGATTGGTGAACAtggattttttgtttataaacatttaatattatatctcAAGTAAACTCgccatcaaaacaaaaatattagcgTATGTATAAAATTAGATCTTTGAGGTCCGAACTTGAAACTTAAAGAAATGTTCATTCcttattgtttaaaaaagactgattttcatgtcttttttttttacaggtcatttaattttctttttaatttgatcttttctcattttctcattgtttttatttgagattttaccTAGTAATATCTTGTGGTGGTCTAAATATGAGGATCTcataatatcaagaaaaaattatggtGGTTGGTTAATAatgaattttgtaaaataaaataaaattttgttgatataaaataattaagtctcaaagtatcaaaattgaaactaaaataaaaattgtaggTTGAAGTTTACGAGTAGGGCAACTTGACTAATGCATGCATCACATACGCTACGGTGTAAAGGAAGCTATTACATTCTAGCGATACGTGTAGCTTTCTCCAACAGCCAAACACTAGCTTTTTGGTGGCGTTGAAAACAACACGACAAAAGCTTTCAAGCGAGGCAATGCATATATGCAAAGGAGTAGTGATAAGGCTTTAACTAGGTTTTGTGATTTTGtttaatatgatgattttagtctcatgatctagatcatgaatttaaaaggttaatttagattgagttgaatttttttagttatttttaattatttttttttagtttcatccttcaaataTTTAATTGCTTTGAGAATTGGGTTATCAATTCGCATGATCAGGTTTATAGGGTTTGGAGGATATGCATGGGTTTGCtagttcttgtttttcttttttaatttggtttatttattattatagtttttttataatagaattaaatgaaattaacttattaaatctaattagaTCTATAACTCGagttgtggattttttttacttttttaaatgttttttttatcaacgtAGGTGTTCGAGTCAGTTTGCGCGcatctcaactaatcccacgagccctaaagttaataaccatgtaaacctccagtagttctgaggtttgtgagactcgaactagtGACCTCTAAAAAGCAAACCTAGAATTTGACTAGTTGAGTTACACCCCTTAAGGTTACTTAActtacttttttaaatgtttgtttgagggtgtgataaatattattttttaaagtatttttcgcttgaaaatatatcaaaataatataattgttttttatatcaacagatcaaaattattcaaaacataaaaatatatattttttaaaaaatatagttaaaccATAATTCCAATCACCACCTTAAACATGTTAATACTGCTAATATTAAAAGTTTTCAATGGTATAGTTTTagatagtaaaaaatattttttaaaatatttttttataatatattaaaataatattttttatttattaaaatataattttaatattaacatgtaaaaatttaagaaagtaatttttttttttaaaaagtaccgAAGTGCCAAACATGAACTAAAACACCCATAAAAAGCCCTGGACCAT includes:
- the LOC133679318 gene encoding proteasome subunit alpha type-3-like yields the protein MSSIGTGYDLSVTTFSPDGRVFQIEYAAKAVDNSGTVIGIKCKDGIVMGVEKLIASKMMLPGSNRRIHTVHRHSGMAVAGLAADGRQIVARAKSEASNYQSVYGEPIPVKELADRVASYVHLCTLYWWLRPFGCGVILGGYDRDGPQLYMVEPSGISYRYFGAAIGKGKQAAKTEIEKLKLSEMTCREGVLEVAKIIYKLHDEAKDKAFELEMSWVCDESKRQHQKVPDELLEEAKAAARIALEEMDAD